Proteins found in one Candidatus Bathyarchaeota archaeon genomic segment:
- a CDS encoding PIG-L family deacetylase: MNILRFRLLKLYKLILSNRTRNNNIESIKKCIVVFAPHPDDETLGCGGTILKQIRAGSQVKIVFMTDGANSHSHIISSEKLGLIRAQEAIAAGKKLEVSESNLIFLGYRDSDLCRDINDAVKKVQLILKESQPDEIFIPHEKEPITNDHFATHRIVSLALKNYKKRVIVSEYPVWLYYHFPWVQFQAKDALGCLKHMFFSSFHLIVDFRFSVYVGDVISLKRLALQEHRSQITRLFPHPRWQTLGDLSNGEFLECFFQDYELFNRYVLNK; encoded by the coding sequence ATGAATATTCTTCGATTTAGACTACTAAAGTTATACAAGCTTATACTAAGCAACCGTACGAGAAATAATAATATAGAGTCTATCAAAAAATGTATAGTAGTCTTTGCTCCTCATCCTGATGATGAGACGCTTGGTTGTGGTGGAACTATTTTAAAGCAAATTAGAGCAGGTTCCCAAGTTAAGATAGTTTTTATGACTGATGGAGCAAATTCTCACTCACACATAATTTCTTCTGAAAAGCTTGGGCTTATCCGTGCTCAGGAGGCAATCGCTGCAGGTAAGAAACTTGAGGTGAGTGAAAGTAACCTTATTTTTCTCGGTTACCGAGATAGTGATTTATGTCGAGATATTAATGACGCTGTTAAAAAAGTTCAATTGATTCTTAAAGAGTCACAACCTGATGAAATCTTTATCCCTCATGAGAAAGAACCAATAACAAATGATCATTTTGCCACTCATAGAATAGTTTCATTAGCTTTGAAAAACTATAAAAAAAGAGTGATTGTATCAGAATATCCTGTCTGGCTTTATTATCATTTTCCTTGGGTTCAATTTCAAGCCAAAGACGCTTTAGGCTGTCTAAAGCATATGTTTTTTTCAAGTTTTCATTTAATAGTGGATTTCCGCTTTTCGGTCTATGTTGGTGATGTGATTAGCCTCAAACGGTTGGCGTTGCAAGAGCATAGGTCTCAAATTACCCGTCTTTTTCCTCATCCACGTTGGCAAACGTTAGGCGATTTATCAAACGGCGAGTTTTTGGAATGTTTCTTTCAAGATTATGAGCTTTTTAATCGATACGTACTTAATAAATAA
- a CDS encoding SDR family oxidoreductase — translation MLVLVAGNKGYVGMVMVPLLKSAGLDVLGVDSGLFEGCIFGKETDQAILSDVKQMTKDIRDVTLSDLKGVDAIVNLAALSNDPLSNLNPELTYQINHQASVRLARLAKQAGVSRFVFASSCSIYGAAGSDIVTEESELNPVTPYGVSKMLSEQDISKLADSTFSPTFLRSATAYGLSPMLRFDLVLNNLVAWAYTTGSVMLKSDGMAWRPIIHCEDMSRAFIATLEASRDLIHNQAFNVGITAENFRVRELAEIVKDTVPGSKVEFANSAEPDKRSYRVDFSKISQTLKGFKPKWNARLGAKQLYEAYKKVGITLEEFEGPRYRRITHLENSIKSGLLDHTLRRTDLNSAGL, via the coding sequence ATGCTTGTCTTGGTTGCTGGAAACAAAGGATATGTCGGTATGGTAATGGTGCCGCTTCTAAAATCGGCAGGGCTCGACGTTTTAGGAGTTGATAGCGGTCTCTTCGAGGGATGCATTTTCGGTAAAGAAACAGATCAAGCTATCCTTAGCGATGTCAAACAAATGACAAAAGATATTCGTGATGTTACTTTATCCGATTTGAAAGGAGTTGATGCTATTGTGAATCTCGCCGCCCTTTCAAATGACCCTCTTAGTAACCTAAATCCTGAATTGACTTATCAGATTAATCATCAAGCTTCTGTTAGGTTGGCTCGGCTTGCTAAGCAAGCTGGGGTTTCACGCTTTGTGTTTGCTTCATCTTGCAGTATTTATGGTGCTGCTGGCTCTGATATTGTAACCGAAGAATCCGAGCTTAACCCTGTAACTCCTTATGGCGTCTCTAAAATGCTCTCGGAGCAAGATATTTCAAAGTTGGCTGATTCTACTTTTAGCCCTACTTTTCTTCGTTCAGCAACAGCTTACGGTTTGTCCCCAATGTTACGTTTTGATCTAGTTCTTAACAATCTTGTTGCGTGGGCTTACACAACAGGTTCTGTAATGCTGAAGAGCGATGGAATGGCATGGCGCCCAATAATCCATTGTGAAGATATGTCACGCGCGTTTATAGCAACTCTTGAAGCGTCACGTGATTTAATTCATAATCAAGCCTTTAATGTTGGGATAACAGCTGAGAATTTTAGGGTTAGAGAACTTGCAGAAATAGTGAAGGATACCGTGCCTGGCTCCAAAGTTGAATTTGCTAATAGCGCTGAGCCTGATAAGCGCTCTTATCGTGTTGATTTTAGTAAAATCTCTCAAACTTTGAAGGGCTTCAAACCTAAATGGAATGCACGCTTAGGTGCAAAACAGCTTTATGAGGCTTATAAAAAAGTCGGCATAACTCTTGAAGAATTCGAGGGTCCACGATATCGACGTATAACGCATCTTGAGAACAGTATAAAGTCTGGGCTTCTTGATCATACACTGCGTAGAACGGATTTGAATAGTGCTGGACTGTGA
- a CDS encoding glycosyltransferase family 4 protein: MIAISRNDNKHIVAIVGTDTISSTVSPTASVAIIHCNLSKQLSQKYIVHVYSQRGSNQVEMSLDGLVKHHHISSRFDYLTRYFISVVAKQITKFTQVFSRKPFYLSLFNDFVYALRTAKSIKVEKCNIVQIAEETQLIPFIKMINPKTKIVLSMHSELLTQLDRKTMTNRLKQVDFIIGCSDHVTKKIVKCFPQFSIKCQTINNGVNIKLFKPLENKLASKRILYVSRVTPEKGLHVLIEALARVVEIFPETHLNVIGSKVMWLPEYFINLSEEPKVKELLSFHAKGRSGYLDYLQERILELNLTNNVTFHGVIPHENLISYYQNSDLFVLPSFSEAFGMGLIEAMACGLPVVATDVGGIPEVVEQGKTGLLVESGDSGALAKAILDIFSDGKMRIRMSEAARKRAVKLFSWEKIANDVSQIYESLTKFDN; encoded by the coding sequence GTGATTGCTATTTCAAGAAATGACAACAAACATATAGTTGCTATTGTAGGCACAGATACTATTTCATCTACTGTTTCACCAACCGCTTCAGTAGCTATTATCCATTGTAACTTATCAAAACAGTTATCTCAAAAATATATTGTGCATGTTTACTCTCAACGGGGAAGCAATCAGGTTGAGATGAGTTTAGACGGACTGGTTAAGCATCATCATATTTCTAGTAGGTTTGATTATTTAACAAGATATTTTATTTCAGTAGTTGCAAAACAAATAACAAAATTTACACAAGTTTTTTCCAGAAAGCCATTTTATTTATCTCTTTTTAATGATTTTGTTTATGCTCTCCGAACGGCCAAAAGCATTAAAGTTGAAAAATGCAACATAGTTCAAATTGCTGAAGAAACCCAACTGATACCTTTTATAAAAATGATAAATCCTAAGACTAAAATCGTTTTATCAATGCACAGTGAATTGTTGACTCAACTCGATAGAAAAACAATGACTAATAGGCTTAAGCAAGTTGATTTTATAATTGGATGTAGCGATCATGTAACTAAGAAAATCGTTAAATGCTTTCCTCAGTTTAGTATCAAATGTCAAACGATTAATAATGGGGTTAATATAAAACTCTTCAAACCTTTAGAAAATAAACTTGCGTCTAAAAGAATTTTGTATGTTAGCAGGGTGACACCAGAAAAAGGTTTGCATGTTCTTATCGAAGCTTTAGCTCGAGTGGTTGAGATATTTCCCGAAACACATCTAAATGTTATTGGTTCAAAAGTAATGTGGTTACCTGAATATTTTATTAATCTGAGTGAGGAACCAAAAGTAAAAGAGCTACTATCGTTTCATGCTAAGGGACGGTCAGGTTATCTAGATTACCTGCAAGAAAGAATTTTGGAGCTTAATCTTACAAATAATGTTACTTTCCACGGTGTTATTCCTCATGAGAATTTAATTTCATATTATCAGAATTCTGACCTGTTCGTTCTTCCTTCCTTTAGTGAAGCGTTTGGTATGGGCTTAATTGAAGCTATGGCCTGCGGATTGCCTGTGGTAGCTACCGACGTTGGTGGAATTCCAGAAGTAGTTGAGCAAGGAAAAACTGGATTATTGGTTGAATCCGGTGATTCGGGCGCTCTTGCTAAAGCTATTTTAGATATTTTTTCAGACGGTAAAATGAGAATTAGGATGAGTGAAGCAGCACGAAAGCGTGCTGTAAAGCTATTTTCTTGGGAAAAGATTGCAAATGATGTCTCTCAAATTTACGAGTCTTTAACAAAGTTTGATAATTAA
- a CDS encoding methyltransferase domain-containing protein: protein MKFDFLNFLKCPFCGSRFEIEEAVTEVESELINGCVKCDCNKFPILEGILLIKEFSLDDCIKLIKERRINEATVRYIWSERFIIGNYLKRLDKLSLRFPPQSLVSFGKALSSLAEKFSEGRLKKKYERFSKQQISFIDLLETETKKGDLYPAYMKHRFSTETFWSLYPFLPLLKRKNEKVLDIACGGGHASFVLSNYINLQQLCSVDISFKHLFYAKKYFAPKAQFICLDAGLPLPFDNGIFNSILMSDAFGYVDSRVSLAREMKRCLVPEGLLLLLHVHNSLTFNLGQGHPLTPKSCLRLFNDVGIKVKVMPERKIIHDFIIKNKLDLLEDYTEDELNSSNGLILMATDDGSLFKVHDNVDKDFLSIKSNLIINPIYRVEKKDDKFLLERPVSACCLGDHYPFSEEYLPKKIELDGICVKDNRQLCSFDAQKVEELMKKFILLNVPENYV, encoded by the coding sequence TTGAAATTTGACTTCTTAAATTTTTTAAAATGTCCTTTTTGTGGTTCCCGTTTCGAGATTGAGGAAGCCGTTACTGAGGTAGAAAGCGAACTGATAAATGGGTGTGTAAAATGTGATTGCAATAAATTTCCTATTCTTGAGGGTATTTTGCTTATTAAAGAGTTTTCATTGGATGATTGCATTAAACTTATCAAAGAACGAAGAATAAATGAAGCAACAGTACGATATATATGGTCTGAACGATTTATTATCGGTAATTATCTGAAAAGATTAGATAAACTCTCGCTTCGATTCCCCCCTCAATCACTCGTTTCTTTTGGAAAGGCGCTTTCAAGTTTAGCCGAGAAGTTTTCAGAGGGTCGCTTGAAAAAGAAATATGAACGTTTTTCAAAGCAGCAAATTTCTTTCATTGATCTTTTGGAGACCGAGACGAAAAAAGGTGATTTATACCCTGCTTATATGAAACATCGTTTCTCAACTGAAACATTTTGGTCTCTCTATCCTTTTCTACCATTACTTAAGAGAAAGAATGAAAAAGTTTTAGATATTGCATGCGGTGGTGGACACGCTTCGTTCGTGTTGTCTAATTATATTAATCTTCAACAATTATGTTCGGTCGATATCTCTTTTAAACATCTATTTTATGCAAAAAAATATTTCGCCCCAAAAGCGCAGTTTATTTGTCTTGATGCTGGTTTGCCTCTTCCGTTTGATAATGGAATATTTAATTCAATATTAATGTCGGATGCGTTTGGGTATGTCGATTCACGGGTTTCATTAGCCCGAGAGATGAAACGTTGTCTGGTGCCCGAAGGGCTTCTTCTGCTGTTGCATGTACATAATTCTCTCACTTTTAATTTAGGACAGGGACATCCATTAACTCCAAAATCGTGTTTGCGACTTTTCAATGATGTAGGAATTAAAGTCAAAGTTATGCCGGAAAGAAAAATAATACATGACTTTATAATAAAAAATAAACTTGACCTCTTGGAAGACTATACCGAAGATGAACTTAATTCTTCTAACGGATTAATTCTTATGGCAACCGATGATGGATCGCTTTTTAAGGTCCATGATAATGTTGATAAAGATTTCTTGAGCATTAAAAGCAACCTGATCATAAATCCAATTTATCGTGTAGAAAAGAAAGATGACAAATTCTTGTTGGAACGCCCGGTCTCAGCATGCTGTTTAGGTGATCATTATCCATTTTCTGAAGAATATTTGCCAAAAAAGATTGAACTCGACGGAATATGCGTAAAAGACAATAGACAGCTATGTTCTTTTGATGCCCAGAAAGTTGAGGAGTTAATGAAAAAATTCATATTACTTAATGTCCCAGAAAATTATGTGTAA
- a CDS encoding class I SAM-dependent methyltransferase, producing MVSIGTKASKPCPLCGEDKSIIFFEMHNIPCNCNLLWQTREEAINCPKGDLTLGYCPSCTFIANYTLQPEKNQYIGQYDNSLYHSHLFQYFAKNKVQSLIDKYNLHGKTVMEATVGKVDFLSFFCSLGSNKGIKFDTSFINSLEGSKKDIIPVDYNSLTEDSDSGRANNEPVDFVFSYHELEHANSPRHFLNILKERIGKNSETIFYISVPHIIKAFHEGDFTDVIYEHPSYFTSSALLLLFTSCGYNIIDIREETGVFSSSLSVVASLNKDLFPKFDKNHELEPIEKATSEFGIKTKMLMTNATRNIKHLLDQGKRIVMWGAGARGVTLLNIFKDDRIKYVIDINPSKQGKFLPGTAQKIMAPDFLVTYKPDYVFIANSVYKEEIAKLLRDLNVKSELLTLTD from the coding sequence ATGGTTTCTATTGGCACAAAAGCATCCAAACCTTGTCCATTATGCGGAGAAGACAAATCGATAATCTTTTTTGAAATGCACAATATCCCTTGTAATTGCAATCTCCTTTGGCAAACCAGAGAGGAAGCCATCAATTGCCCCAAGGGCGATTTAACATTAGGATATTGCCCTTCTTGTACGTTTATTGCCAACTACACCTTACAACCTGAAAAAAATCAGTATATAGGCCAATATGACAATTCACTTTATCACTCCCATTTGTTTCAGTATTTTGCGAAAAATAAAGTTCAAAGTTTAATTGATAAGTATAATTTGCATGGTAAAACTGTTATGGAAGCGACAGTTGGTAAGGTTGATTTTTTATCCTTTTTCTGTTCTTTGGGTTCAAATAAGGGGATAAAATTCGATACTTCTTTCATCAATTCTTTAGAAGGCTCTAAAAAAGATATCATACCTGTTGATTATAATAGTTTAACTGAGGATAGCGATTCAGGCAGAGCTAACAATGAGCCAGTAGACTTTGTTTTCTCCTACCATGAACTTGAACACGCAAATTCACCAAGGCACTTTCTAAATATATTAAAAGAAAGGATAGGGAAGAACTCTGAGACCATTTTCTATATTTCTGTACCACATATTATTAAAGCATTTCATGAGGGTGATTTCACCGACGTAATATATGAACATCCGTCTTATTTTACCAGTTCAGCTCTATTACTTCTCTTTACCTCTTGTGGCTATAATATAATAGATATTCGAGAGGAAACAGGTGTTTTCTCTAGTTCATTAAGCGTCGTTGCTTCGTTGAATAAAGACTTGTTTCCAAAATTTGATAAAAATCATGAGTTAGAACCTATAGAAAAAGCAACATCAGAATTTGGTATTAAAACAAAAATGCTGATGACAAACGCTACTCGCAATATCAAGCATCTGCTAGATCAAGGTAAGCGAATAGTTATGTGGGGTGCAGGAGCAAGGGGGGTCACACTTCTAAACATATTCAAGGATGATAGAATCAAGTACGTAATTGATATAAACCCAAGCAAACAAGGGAAGTTCCTTCCAGGTACAGCACAAAAAATAATGGCGCCTGATTTCTTGGTAACCTATAAACCTGATTATGTTTTTATTGCAAACTCGGTTTACAAAGAAGAAATTGCAAAGCTATTAAGAGATTTAAATGTCAAAAGCGAGCTATTGACACTTACCGATTGA
- a CDS encoding class I SAM-dependent methyltransferase → MGSPACRFCGAPLKHTFVDLGMQPLCESYVKAEQLNHMEPFYPLHVRVCDQCFLVQLEEYVSPKEIFCEYAYFSSYSEAWLNHAQAYVDMIVKRLSLNKDSLVVEVASNDGYLLQYFAKYGVPVLGIEPAANVAEVAIKKGIPTVVDFFNLEIANALFKKGQSADLIIGNNVLAQVTDLNGFVESMKVLLKSSGVITMEFPHLMNLVAENQFDTIYHEHFSYFSLLTVEKIFAAHGLTIFDVDRLSTHGGSLRIYACHSEDSSKPVKKSVLDLRETEQQQGYDSLDIYFTFSERVRATKRNLLDFLIRLKREKKTIAGYGAPGKGNTLLNYCGIRSDFLDYTVDRNPYKQGKFLPGTHIPIYSPEKIAKTKPDYIFILPWNIKDEIINQLAYVKAWGAKFIVPIPEVKVYE, encoded by the coding sequence ATTGGTTCGCCTGCTTGTAGGTTCTGTGGAGCTCCATTAAAACATACATTTGTCGATTTGGGGATGCAACCCCTCTGCGAAAGCTATGTAAAAGCAGAGCAACTAAATCATATGGAACCTTTCTATCCGTTGCATGTAAGAGTTTGCGATCAATGTTTTTTAGTCCAACTGGAAGAATATGTTTCTCCCAAAGAAATTTTTTGTGAGTATGCGTATTTTTCATCCTACTCAGAAGCATGGTTAAATCATGCCCAAGCTTACGTTGATATGATTGTTAAAAGGTTGTCTCTTAATAAAGATAGCCTTGTTGTCGAGGTTGCTAGCAACGATGGTTATCTTCTTCAATATTTTGCAAAGTATGGTGTCCCCGTCTTAGGGATTGAACCAGCGGCAAACGTAGCTGAAGTAGCAATAAAGAAAGGTATTCCTACAGTTGTTGATTTCTTCAATTTAGAAATCGCTAATGCTCTTTTTAAGAAAGGTCAAAGTGCCGATTTGATTATCGGAAATAATGTTCTTGCTCAAGTAACGGACCTCAACGGATTCGTAGAGAGCATGAAGGTATTGCTCAAATCGTCGGGTGTGATAACCATGGAGTTTCCTCACTTAATGAATCTTGTTGCGGAAAATCAATTTGACACTATTTATCACGAACATTTTTCATATTTTTCATTGCTAACGGTCGAAAAAATTTTTGCTGCGCATGGTTTAACTATATTTGATGTAGACAGGCTAAGCACACATGGAGGCTCTTTGCGTATTTATGCTTGCCATAGCGAAGATTCTTCAAAGCCTGTTAAGAAATCGGTATTGGATTTAAGAGAAACAGAGCAACAGCAAGGTTACGATAGTTTGGATATTTATTTTACGTTTTCTGAAAGAGTGAGGGCAACGAAGAGGAATCTTTTAGATTTTCTAATTAGATTAAAGCGTGAGAAAAAGACAATTGCCGGTTATGGTGCACCAGGTAAAGGTAATACCCTTCTTAATTATTGCGGAATTCGTTCAGATTTTTTGGATTATACTGTTGACCGGAACCCTTACAAACAAGGTAAGTTCTTGCCAGGAACCCATATCCCAATTTACAGTCCTGAAAAGATCGCTAAGACAAAACCTGATTACATCTTTATTTTACCTTGGAATATTAAAGATGAAATAATTAACCAGTTAGCTTATGTTAAGGCGTGGGGTGCTAAATTTATAGTTCCCATTCCAGAAGTCAAAGTTTATGAGTAG
- a CDS encoding glycosyltransferase family 2 protein, translating to MPQVSVIVVNYNCHTTLKACIHSILLSKNVGELVLVDNASTDRSLELIQDYTTDERLKIIPLKSNIGLAGARNLAVTKTNCEYLAFTDADSIVDPDWLGTPCSLLENYQTIGAVQCKMLSIKTPNLLSIAGTLVNGISWFKSPEKKLNFELILFPVGACIITRRDIWDIVSGFDSAFFVGHDDIDFGIRLWLRGYAVVCTSEGIVYHDGGNLRSSKGVAPIFHFYGGRNMLSIWAKDLEGRTLVKHVLPFSFFYPFQAFLHGGGITGIIGVISFLRTLPSILTKRQKIQAHRKISDNVLVPMLRDANFLPVQEFTDDFRTVLKFILRKTRSIKKLKTLSLKNVLICK from the coding sequence TTGCCTCAAGTTTCCGTTATTGTGGTTAACTACAATTGTCATACAACCTTAAAAGCTTGTATCCACAGTATTCTTCTCTCCAAAAATGTCGGAGAATTAGTATTAGTTGATAATGCTTCTACTGATCGTAGTCTTGAACTGATACAAGATTACACAACTGATGAGCGCTTGAAGATTATTCCTTTGAAAAGCAATATTGGCTTGGCTGGGGCAAGAAATCTAGCAGTAACTAAAACAAATTGTGAATACCTCGCCTTTACTGACGCCGACTCTATTGTAGATCCTGATTGGTTAGGGACACCATGTTCACTTCTTGAAAACTACCAAACGATTGGCGCCGTTCAGTGCAAAATGTTGAGTATAAAAACTCCGAATCTGCTTTCAATCGCTGGGACTTTGGTGAATGGCATAAGCTGGTTTAAATCGCCTGAAAAAAAGCTCAATTTCGAATTAATTTTGTTCCCTGTTGGTGCATGTATAATTACCCGCCGAGATATTTGGGATATTGTTTCAGGTTTTGACTCTGCGTTTTTCGTAGGACATGATGATATAGATTTTGGAATTAGACTATGGTTAAGAGGTTATGCTGTTGTATGTACTTCAGAAGGAATAGTTTACCATGATGGAGGTAATCTCAGATCCAGCAAGGGTGTTGCTCCAATTTTTCATTTCTACGGTGGAAGAAACATGTTGTCCATTTGGGCAAAAGACCTAGAAGGAAGGACACTGGTAAAGCATGTTTTACCTTTCTCATTTTTTTATCCATTTCAAGCCTTTTTACATGGTGGTGGAATTACGGGAATTATTGGAGTGATTTCTTTTTTGAGAACGTTGCCATCGATTTTAACTAAACGGCAAAAAATCCAAGCTCATCGAAAAATTTCCGATAATGTACTGGTTCCAATGTTGCGCGATGCCAACTTTTTACCTGTTCAAGAATTTACTGATGATTTTAGGACTGTGTTAAAGTTTATTCTTCGCAAAACTCGATCTATCAAAAAACTAAAAACCTTGTCATTGAAAAACGTTTTAATCTGTAAGTGA
- a CDS encoding PIG-L family deacetylase, translated as MLTINFNLPEKPKILCLGAHPDDIEIGCGGTLLRLIEEIPDSDFYWVVFSGNKQRQKEANASAECLLKGLSKRIIIGNFRESYFPYIGASIKDDFELLKKELSPDLIFTHYQKDAHQDHRLISELTWNTFRNHLILEYEVPKYEGDLRTPNLYVHLNESQASLKINHILQFFKSQTEKNWFTADSFKALLRVRGIECNSRGQYAEGFHCHKLVF; from the coding sequence TTGTTGACTATTAATTTTAATCTTCCAGAGAAACCAAAAATCCTTTGCTTAGGTGCCCATCCTGACGATATTGAAATCGGTTGTGGAGGTACTCTTCTTAGGTTAATCGAAGAAATACCTGATTCTGACTTTTACTGGGTTGTTTTTAGCGGCAATAAACAGAGACAAAAAGAGGCCAATGCAAGCGCAGAATGTTTATTGAAAGGTTTGTCAAAAAGAATTATTATAGGCAATTTTCGTGAGTCGTATTTTCCTTATATTGGTGCCTCAATTAAAGATGATTTTGAGCTCCTCAAAAAGGAGCTTTCTCCTGATTTGATATTTACCCATTACCAGAAAGATGCACATCAAGATCACCGCTTGATATCTGAGCTTACTTGGAACACCTTTCGTAATCATTTAATTCTAGAGTATGAAGTTCCCAAGTATGAGGGTGATTTAAGAACCCCTAATCTGTATGTTCATCTTAATGAATCACAAGCAAGTCTGAAAATTAATCATATTCTCCAATTTTTTAAATCTCAAACTGAAAAAAATTGGTTTACTGCCGACTCGTTTAAGGCGCTTCTAAGAGTTCGTGGAATTGAATGTAATTCTCGCGGACAATATGCAGAAGGGTTCCATTGCCATAAGCTGGTCTTTTAA
- a CDS encoding glycosyltransferase, with protein MSEIFLQLMECVEMVLPQHRPRVTIGLPVFNGGKYLRFALDSILSQTYGDFELIISDNASTDETQLICQEYQLRDHRIRYFRNKKNLGIAKNHNLVFQLSLGEYFKWASHDDVLSPTFIEECVRALDKDQSMVLCHSKTGRIDTTGKLIGLYELGVHFTTKKSNDFSDIISMRNYAWLLILGLIRSSALKQTNLLGSYISADRNLLAELRLRGSFNIIPKILFFRREHPQAYTNKSHKSLQEKQNCWLEDKGSKIVFPYMKVFTEYFKSVKRSPMKWSEKQTCYVKIIKWLIREGWVLVTMDIGLNLITNQHILRILAPVSQKFIQKAGIK; from the coding sequence ATGAGTGAAATATTTTTACAATTAATGGAATGTGTAGAGATGGTACTGCCACAGCATAGACCTAGAGTAACTATAGGGTTGCCAGTTTTCAATGGGGGAAAATACCTTAGGTTCGCTTTAGATTCTATTCTTTCCCAGACTTACGGGGATTTTGAACTTATTATTTCAGATAATGCTTCGACTGATGAAACTCAATTGATATGCCAAGAATACCAATTAAGAGATCATAGAATCCGTTATTTTCGAAATAAAAAAAATCTGGGGATAGCCAAAAATCATAACTTAGTTTTTCAGTTATCATTGGGAGAATATTTCAAATGGGCATCACATGACGATGTTTTATCTCCAACCTTTATTGAGGAATGCGTCAGAGCATTAGATAAAGATCAATCTATGGTTTTATGTCATTCTAAAACTGGTCGTATTGATACGACTGGTAAATTAATTGGTTTATACGAATTAGGTGTTCACTTTACAACAAAAAAGAGTAATGATTTTTCTGACATTATTAGCATGAGAAATTATGCTTGGCTTCTGATCCTTGGATTAATTCGGTCGTCCGCTCTTAAACAAACAAATCTCCTTGGGAGTTATATAAGTGCAGATAGGAATCTTCTTGCAGAACTTCGTCTTCGTGGATCTTTTAATATTATTCCAAAGATACTTTTCTTTAGACGAGAGCATCCTCAAGCTTACACTAACAAATCTCATAAAAGCCTTCAAGAAAAACAAAACTGTTGGTTGGAAGACAAAGGATCAAAGATAGTTTTCCCTTATATGAAAGTTTTTACTGAATATTTCAAAAGTGTTAAACGATCACCCATGAAATGGTCTGAGAAACAAACATGTTATGTCAAAATAATTAAATGGTTGATAAGAGAGGGCTGGGTTCTAGTAACGATGGATATAGGTTTAAACCTTATAACCAATCAACATATATTAAGAATCTTAGCCCCTGTAAGCCAAAAATTCATCCAAAAAGCAGGTATCAAATAA
- a CDS encoding sugar phosphate nucleotidyltransferase — protein MKVVLFCGGLGMRLHPTTELVPKPLVPVGEKPILWHMMKYYSHFGHNDFILCLGYKGERIKRYFLDYDECLSSDFVLSNGGRDRKLIEKNTDNWRITFVDTGLYSNIGQRLKAVQKHLDGQDMFLANYSDGLTDLNLPKYIEYFIKKNKIGCLLTVKPFHSYHAITSRKNGLVSNITPLVSSDIRINGGYFIFKNQIFDYIGNGEDLVDEPFKRLIAKKELVAYNYDGFWANMDNYKDKQQLDEWAGNGNAKWQVWLTKSQG, from the coding sequence ATGAAAGTAGTTCTTTTTTGCGGTGGTTTGGGCATGCGTTTGCATCCAACCACAGAATTAGTTCCTAAACCTTTAGTTCCAGTTGGAGAGAAACCTATACTTTGGCATATGATGAAGTATTATTCTCACTTTGGTCATAATGATTTTATTCTTTGTTTAGGCTACAAAGGGGAGCGTATTAAACGATATTTTCTAGATTATGATGAATGCCTTTCCAGTGATTTTGTTCTATCAAATGGTGGTAGAGATCGCAAGTTAATTGAAAAGAATACTGATAATTGGAGAATAACTTTTGTAGATACTGGTTTATATTCAAATATCGGTCAAAGATTAAAAGCGGTACAAAAACATCTTGATGGCCAGGATATGTTTCTAGCTAATTATAGCGATGGGTTAACTGATCTAAATCTACCAAAATACATAGAATATTTCATCAAAAAAAATAAAATAGGTTGCCTTTTAACAGTAAAGCCTTTTCATTCATATCATGCAATAACATCAAGAAAAAACGGTTTAGTTTCAAACATAACGCCTCTAGTAAGTTCTGATATACGAATAAACGGTGGATATTTTATTTTTAAAAATCAAATATTCGATTACATAGGCAACGGTGAGGATCTGGTTGATGAACCATTTAAACGACTCATAGCGAAAAAAGAACTTGTAGCATATAATTATGATGGTTTTTGGGCAAATATGGATAATTATAAAGATAAACAGCAACTTGATGAGTGGGCTGGAAATGGTAATGCTAAATGGCAAGTATGGTTAACAAAAAGCCAAGGTTAG